In Geotalea uraniireducens, one genomic interval encodes:
- a CDS encoding sigma-54-dependent transcriptional regulator: MENIDVLVVDDEAVIREGLRRILEKEGFHVETSASGQIALERMQEENFGLVISDLKMPGMSGMEVLKAIKILQPEVPVIIITGFSTVDTAVEAMKNGAFDYIAKPFTPDQITEKVRKALEQRAVLLENIFLKKELGEHHGFDLFIGESKEMQKVYRRIIQVAPTDSTVLITGESGTGKELVARAVHNNSNRRENPFVAVDCTSLAENLLESELFGHVKGSFTGAIQTKTGLFKVADGGTLFLDEISNISLTTQAKLLRVLQEREITPIGGTQPIPIDIRLVAATNKSLRTLVSQGGFREDLFFRLNIIPVDLPPLRERKGDLPLLIGHFLKEFSEEMGKDIRGLAPDALALLEEYNFPGNVRELENIIERAVVLAEGDLIQKEDLELRLSGSEKSGALEYVPQNVEELKETKRQIRERAVEPIEKAFVLQALKRNNWNITRAAEETGMLRPNFQALLKKLRISVRNQMSG; encoded by the coding sequence ATGGAAAACATTGATGTGCTTGTCGTAGATGACGAGGCGGTCATTCGCGAGGGGTTGCGGCGCATCCTGGAAAAAGAAGGTTTCCATGTGGAAACATCGGCGAGCGGACAAATTGCCCTGGAACGAATGCAGGAGGAGAATTTTGGGTTGGTGATTTCCGACCTTAAGATGCCGGGAATGAGCGGCATGGAGGTGTTAAAGGCGATCAAGATCCTGCAACCCGAGGTGCCGGTAATTATCATCACCGGTTTTTCCACGGTCGACACTGCGGTCGAGGCAATGAAAAACGGGGCATTCGACTACATCGCCAAACCGTTCACGCCTGATCAGATTACCGAGAAGGTTCGGAAGGCCTTGGAGCAACGAGCGGTCCTGCTCGAAAATATCTTTTTGAAAAAAGAATTGGGCGAACACCATGGTTTCGACCTGTTCATCGGCGAGAGCAAGGAGATGCAAAAGGTGTATAGGCGGATCATTCAGGTCGCGCCGACCGACAGCACCGTCCTGATCACCGGTGAGAGCGGGACCGGCAAGGAACTGGTGGCCCGAGCCGTCCACAATAACAGTAATCGTCGGGAAAACCCTTTTGTCGCCGTTGACTGTACATCCTTGGCGGAAAATCTGCTGGAAAGCGAACTGTTCGGCCATGTGAAAGGGTCGTTTACCGGGGCGATCCAGACGAAAACGGGACTATTCAAGGTGGCTGACGGCGGTACGCTCTTCCTCGATGAGATTTCCAATATCAGCCTGACCACCCAGGCGAAACTACTCCGCGTGCTTCAGGAGCGGGAAATTACCCCGATCGGCGGTACCCAGCCGATTCCGATCGACATCCGCCTGGTTGCTGCCACCAACAAGAGTCTCAGAACGCTGGTCTCGCAAGGTGGCTTTCGCGAAGACCTGTTTTTCCGGCTCAATATCATTCCTGTCGATCTTCCGCCACTGCGGGAGCGCAAGGGAGATCTGCCACTCTTGATCGGCCATTTCCTTAAGGAGTTTTCGGAGGAAATGGGAAAGGATATCCGCGGCTTGGCCCCGGATGCTCTCGCCCTGCTGGAAGAGTATAATTTCCCCGGCAATGTGCGGGAACTGGAGAATATCATCGAGCGGGCGGTGGTTCTGGCAGAGGGGGATCTCATCCAGAAGGAAGACCTGGAGCTTCGTCTCTCCGGGAGTGAGAAGAGCGGTGCACTCGAATATGTTCCTCAGAATGTCGAGGAGTTGAAGGAGACGAAACGGCAGATTCGGGAACGTGCCGTGGAGCCGATCGAGAAGGCTTTTGTGTTGCAGGCGCTAAAACGGAACAACTGGAACATCACTCGCGCAGCCGAGGAGACCGGGATGCTTCGGCCAAATTTCCAGGCATTGCTGAAAAAACTGCGGATTTCGGTACGTAATCAGATGAGCGGCTGA
- a CDS encoding alpha-amylase family glycosyl hydrolase, producing MGRGAKPVRREVSGEGAYFPFELQVRRDMWERLELGDLQAEIATGTPLPPVMIARQVAARLNRLPAFRETPVQAGLLNLYAVMLRAFRHVIRQYTEQCQPGLWLLVPERSGYRYESGDLARTTAGFAWSFSPPPVLAGAQSPDDYLAGDDPTHMRRQQILLELLILRVGAENRAIDSFRALCDDEELAARSPYRPVMMRVEDTLRTFPVGGRFHLPLPDLLRAPLKAAPDSLVGQLEFIQREWRPLLPPELLEELATAAGIVAEESRQRWGGAGPPQVLEFARRGLPAPDDFYPEPERFSADLDWMPNVVLMAKMIYVWLGQLSRQYGREVARLDQIPDEELDRLARWGFSGLWLIGIWERSPASQKIKQLTGNPEAIASAYSLFDYQIAGDLGGWEALANLRDRALRRGIRLASDMVPNHTGIYSRWMVEHPDWFIQLDYPPYPTYRFGGPDLSSSPEISLNLEEGYWDKSDAAVVFKHYDHRDGRTRYIYHGNDGTSTPWNDTAQLDYLNPEVRDAVIQTILHVARNFPIIRFDAAMTLAKKHYQRLWFPQPGFGSGVPSRAEHGLSRAAFDAAMPEEFWRQVVDRVAAEVPDTLLLAEAFWLMEGYFVRTLGMHRVYNSAFMNMLKLEENAKYRQTIKNVLEFNPEILKRFVNFMNNPDERTAIEQFGKEKKYFGAAVLLVTMPGLPMFGHGQIEGFHEKYGMEYKQALWDEPVDEHLVAEHKARIFPLLRQRRLFSGSEHFVLYDFFSGDTVDENVFAYSNRAGDRCGLIIYHNKYAETAGWVRTSCARAVPENGGTVLRQSTVGEALGVKADGWHYYTFRDYANGLEYIRHGREVAEQGLYVSLDAYEYHAFLDFQEIRDDDFGTWGQLCRLLDGRGVPDIAEEVKLIRYGTLIGRFRELLAALAIGRELSAAKKVPGKGRRPGPCRENLEPFLVALAEAAGVAEPALAETATAMIAKLERPVEEAPPLDNRFGRLLLAAMLICSEMGRLAGSAAVQSRSADWFGTFGLRRALVDILGAAATDTTSDAKRALALADILLAVDTTSGGEEEGTRLGDVLRRLVAVRDIQTFLLVHRGDGHLWFVQEPYEQLLDWLRFWLTRDAVAAAVTAAGHSSVILCREADRLREAARTAGYRFDLFVDWLRGEYPDSAERPGESGGAAPDF from the coding sequence ATGGGCCGAGGGGCAAAGCCAGTTCGTCGGGAAGTGAGCGGAGAGGGTGCCTATTTCCCTTTCGAATTGCAAGTGCGGCGCGACATGTGGGAGCGGCTGGAGCTTGGTGATCTGCAGGCGGAGATTGCCACCGGCACGCCACTCCCCCCCGTCATGATCGCTCGACAGGTCGCTGCCCGACTCAACCGGCTGCCTGCATTCCGGGAAACGCCGGTTCAGGCTGGCCTGCTGAACCTCTACGCGGTCATGCTCCGGGCTTTCCGACATGTGATCCGCCAGTACACTGAACAATGCCAGCCCGGGTTATGGCTGCTGGTGCCGGAACGGAGCGGCTACCGCTATGAATCCGGCGATCTGGCGCGGACGACCGCCGGCTTTGCCTGGTCTTTCTCCCCGCCGCCGGTCCTTGCCGGCGCCCAGAGCCCGGATGACTATCTGGCCGGTGACGATCCGACCCATATGCGCCGCCAGCAGATTCTGCTTGAACTGCTCATTCTCAGGGTCGGCGCCGAAAACCGGGCGATCGATTCATTCCGGGCGCTGTGCGACGATGAAGAGCTCGCTGCCCGTTCACCCTATCGCCCGGTAATGATGCGGGTTGAGGATACCCTCAGGACCTTCCCCGTCGGCGGGCGGTTCCATCTCCCCCTGCCGGATCTGCTGCGTGCCCCCCTTAAAGCCGCTCCCGATTCGCTGGTCGGCCAGTTGGAATTCATCCAGCGGGAGTGGCGGCCGCTGTTGCCGCCCGAACTGCTTGAAGAGCTGGCGACCGCTGCCGGAATCGTTGCGGAGGAGAGTCGCCAGCGCTGGGGAGGGGCCGGCCCGCCACAGGTTCTTGAATTTGCCCGGCGCGGCTTGCCGGCACCCGACGATTTCTATCCCGAACCGGAGCGGTTTTCCGCCGATCTTGACTGGATGCCGAACGTCGTGCTGATGGCCAAGATGATCTATGTCTGGCTGGGGCAGCTCTCCCGCCAGTACGGCCGCGAGGTCGCCCGGCTCGACCAGATTCCCGATGAAGAACTCGATCGGTTGGCCCGCTGGGGGTTTAGCGGCCTCTGGCTGATCGGCATCTGGGAACGTTCGCCGGCGTCGCAGAAAATCAAACAATTGACCGGCAATCCGGAAGCGATCGCTTCCGCCTACTCGCTGTTCGACTACCAGATTGCCGGCGATCTGGGCGGCTGGGAGGCGCTGGCCAATCTCCGGGATCGGGCGTTGCGCCGCGGTATCCGTCTGGCCAGCGACATGGTGCCAAACCATACCGGTATCTATTCGCGGTGGATGGTCGAACATCCCGACTGGTTCATTCAACTGGACTATCCACCCTATCCGACCTACCGCTTCGGCGGTCCCGATCTCTCCTCCTCGCCCGAAATCAGTCTCAACCTTGAAGAGGGATACTGGGACAAGAGCGATGCGGCCGTGGTCTTCAAACACTATGATCATCGTGACGGCCGGACCCGCTATATCTACCACGGTAACGACGGCACCAGCACTCCCTGGAACGACACCGCCCAGCTCGATTACCTCAATCCCGAGGTGCGGGATGCGGTCATCCAGACCATCCTGCACGTAGCCCGGAATTTCCCGATCATCCGTTTCGATGCTGCCATGACCCTAGCCAAGAAACATTACCAGCGGCTTTGGTTCCCCCAGCCGGGGTTCGGCAGCGGCGTTCCGTCCCGGGCGGAGCATGGCCTGAGTCGGGCGGCTTTCGATGCGGCCATGCCCGAGGAGTTCTGGCGTCAGGTGGTGGACCGGGTGGCGGCGGAGGTGCCGGATACCCTGCTGCTGGCCGAGGCCTTCTGGCTGATGGAAGGATATTTCGTCCGTACTCTCGGCATGCACCGGGTTTACAACAGTGCCTTCATGAACATGCTCAAGCTGGAGGAAAACGCCAAGTATCGCCAGACCATCAAAAACGTTCTTGAGTTCAATCCCGAGATTCTCAAGCGGTTCGTCAATTTCATGAATAATCCCGACGAGCGGACTGCCATCGAACAGTTCGGCAAGGAGAAGAAATATTTCGGGGCGGCGGTGTTGCTGGTGACCATGCCGGGGTTGCCGATGTTCGGCCACGGACAGATTGAGGGGTTCCACGAGAAGTACGGCATGGAATACAAACAGGCGCTCTGGGACGAGCCGGTGGACGAGCATCTGGTGGCGGAGCATAAGGCGCGGATTTTCCCGCTGCTGCGCCAGCGGCGGCTGTTCAGTGGCTCGGAGCATTTCGTCCTTTATGATTTCTTCTCCGGCGACACGGTGGACGAGAATGTCTTTGCCTATTCCAACCGTGCCGGTGACCGGTGCGGGCTGATCATTTACCACAATAAATACGCCGAGACGGCCGGTTGGGTCCGGACCTCCTGCGCCCGGGCCGTACCGGAGAACGGCGGGACCGTCCTCCGACAGAGTACCGTCGGCGAAGCTCTGGGCGTCAAGGCTGACGGCTGGCATTATTACACGTTCCGCGATTATGCCAACGGCCTTGAGTATATCCGCCACGGCCGGGAGGTGGCCGAGCAGGGACTGTACGTCTCCCTGGACGCATACGAGTACCACGCTTTTCTCGATTTCCAGGAGATTCGCGATGACGACTTCGGCACTTGGGGGCAACTCTGCCGGTTGCTGGACGGTCGGGGGGTGCCGGATATTGCCGAAGAGGTGAAGCTGATCCGCTATGGCACGCTGATCGGCCGTTTCCGGGAACTTCTGGCCGCCCTTGCAATCGGCAGAGAGCTGTCCGCCGCCAAAAAGGTGCCGGGGAAAGGCCGGCGTCCCGGTCCTTGCCGGGAGAACCTGGAACCGTTTCTTGTTGCCCTGGCCGAGGCGGCCGGCGTGGCCGAGCCCGCCCTGGCCGAGACGGCAACGGCGATGATCGCCAAGTTGGAGCGGCCAGTGGAGGAGGCCCCGCCGCTGGACAACCGGTTCGGCCGCCTGCTGCTCGCCGCGATGCTCATCTGCAGCGAAATGGGGCGGCTGGCCGGGTCTGCCGCTGTTCAGTCCCGCTCTGCCGACTGGTTCGGTACTTTCGGCTTGCGACGGGCGCTGGTGGACATTCTTGGCGCGGCGGCGACCGACACGACCAGTGATGCAAAACGGGCGCTGGCACTGGCGGATATCCTGCTCGCCGTCGATACGACTTCCGGGGGGGAAGAAGAGGGCACCCGGCTCGGCGACGTCTTGCGCCGGCTTGTCGCCGTGCGGGACATCCAGACGTTTCTGCTGGTTCACCGGGGGGATGGTCACCTCTGGTTCGTTCAGGAGCCGTATGAACAATTACTCGACTGGCTGCGGTTCTGGTTGACCCGGGATGCCGTTGCCGCGGCGGTCACGGCCGCCGGCCACTCCTCGGTGATCTTGTGCCGGGAAGCGGACCGGCTGCGTGAAGCCGCCCGAACGGCCGGTTATCGGTTTGATCTGTTTGTCGACTGGCTGAGGGGGGAATACCCTGATTCCGCTGAACGGCCGGGGGAGAGCGGAGGGGCGGCACCGGACTTTTGA
- a CDS encoding HAMP domain-containing sensor histidine kinase, with product MRLSLIAKLSIASSIVLLITMGLFAYINVEQLQKLLFEEAITDADKLGETIVRTTHYNMLENNRRRAYQVIDEVGSQRAIIERIRMINKYGLITHSTDHKEIGLYLDKKAEACNMCHSGPSPLVHATSMNRSRFFHNREGKLVLGIAKAIYNEERCFTASCHFHPKEAKVLGVLDVIVSLDSMHQKVYTYRNEIIILTFFQICLISLCLTFFTQRLVNKPVRRLVRHAHLIGSGELEARVAITSHDELGELGNAFNDMTASLKRARIELEDWGKNLEAKVDERTQQIKQMQAQLVHSEKLASLGELVAGIAHEINNPLTGILVFASLLANDSKLDPSLKGDLDLIVKETQRCAKIVKGLLDFSRESIPQKKPSAVNAIMDATLTLVCHQSCFHDVTVIKEYNPDIPEMLLDPHQIEQVFINLLLNACHAIAGPGEIRIKTGISKENHSAYIAISDTGCGIPEENLSKIFDPFFTTKENKGTGLGLSVSYGIIEGHGGRIEVQSTVGVGTTFTVWLPFINPDDQESPPDQSSPQPDNG from the coding sequence GTGCGCCTTTCCCTGATCGCCAAACTTTCCATTGCCAGCAGTATCGTATTGCTCATCACCATGGGCCTGTTTGCCTACATCAATGTCGAGCAACTGCAAAAGTTACTTTTCGAAGAAGCGATCACCGACGCCGACAAACTGGGCGAAACGATCGTCCGGACCACCCATTACAATATGCTGGAAAACAATCGGCGGCGTGCCTACCAGGTCATCGACGAAGTCGGTTCCCAGCGGGCGATCATCGAACGGATCAGGATGATCAACAAATACGGCTTGATCACCCACTCCACCGACCACAAGGAAATCGGCCTCTATCTCGACAAGAAGGCCGAGGCCTGCAACATGTGCCACTCGGGCCCTTCGCCACTCGTGCACGCCACCTCGATGAACCGAAGCCGCTTTTTCCATAATCGGGAAGGCAAACTGGTACTCGGCATCGCCAAGGCGATCTACAACGAGGAGCGCTGTTTCACTGCCTCCTGCCACTTTCATCCGAAAGAGGCCAAAGTCCTCGGCGTTCTCGACGTGATTGTCTCCCTCGATTCGATGCATCAAAAGGTCTACACCTACCGCAATGAGATCATCATCCTCACCTTTTTCCAGATCTGCCTGATCTCCCTCTGCCTGACCTTCTTTACCCAGCGGCTGGTCAACAAGCCGGTCCGACGACTGGTGCGGCACGCTCACTTGATAGGCAGTGGCGAACTGGAAGCCAGGGTGGCGATCACCAGCCATGACGAACTGGGCGAACTCGGCAACGCCTTCAACGATATGACGGCAAGCCTGAAACGCGCCCGCATCGAATTGGAAGATTGGGGCAAGAACCTTGAGGCGAAGGTTGACGAGCGAACCCAGCAGATCAAACAGATGCAGGCGCAACTCGTCCACTCCGAAAAGCTGGCCTCCCTTGGTGAACTGGTGGCCGGCATTGCCCACGAAATCAACAATCCGCTTACCGGCATTCTGGTCTTCGCCTCGCTGCTTGCCAACGACAGCAAGCTCGACCCGTCACTGAAAGGCGATCTGGACTTGATCGTCAAGGAAACTCAGCGTTGTGCCAAAATTGTCAAAGGGCTGCTCGATTTCTCCCGAGAGTCGATCCCACAGAAAAAGCCGTCGGCTGTCAATGCCATCATGGATGCCACATTGACGTTGGTCTGTCACCAATCGTGCTTCCATGATGTCACGGTCATCAAAGAATATAATCCGGATATTCCGGAGATGCTGCTCGATCCGCACCAGATCGAGCAAGTGTTCATCAACCTGCTCCTGAACGCCTGCCATGCTATCGCCGGCCCCGGCGAGATCAGAATTAAAACCGGGATCAGCAAGGAAAACCATTCGGCTTACATTGCCATCAGCGACACCGGCTGCGGCATTCCCGAGGAAAATCTCAGCAAGATTTTCGATCCATTCTTCACCACCAAGGAAAACAAGGGGACCGGCCTCGGGCTTTCGGTCTCTTACGGCATCATCGAGGGTCATGGGGGAAGGATTGAAGTACAGAGCACCGTCGGGGTCGGCACGACGTTTACCGTCTGGCTGCCGTTCATAAACCCGGATGACCAGGAATCCCCCCCGGATCAGTCCTCCCCTCAGCCGGACAACGGATGA
- a CDS encoding YkgJ family cysteine cluster protein, whose protein sequence is MAGPNPDKLSNYQALITKVDNLCQRTTNCFRSEIRCRRGCAACCRHISIFPVEALAMATALARLPAAEAEQIRARVQQADNDTCPLLKDGICLLYPARPLICRTHGLPLLTRHGGKSSVDFCPENFRGIATLPGSAVLDLDRLNETLTAINALFIADSLAEGIHYPERLSIAEALRDK, encoded by the coding sequence ATGGCAGGCCCCAACCCCGATAAACTCAGCAATTATCAGGCATTAATCACCAAAGTCGATAATCTTTGCCAACGAACCACCAATTGTTTCCGAAGCGAAATCAGATGCCGACGAGGGTGCGCCGCCTGTTGCCGACACATCTCAATCTTTCCGGTCGAGGCACTGGCCATGGCAACCGCCCTCGCCCGGCTGCCGGCCGCCGAAGCCGAACAGATCCGCGCCAGGGTTCAGCAGGCCGATAACGATACTTGCCCTCTGCTGAAAGATGGCATATGCCTTCTCTACCCCGCCCGGCCGCTGATCTGCCGGACTCACGGGTTGCCGCTGCTTACCAGGCATGGCGGAAAATCTTCGGTCGACTTCTGCCCGGAGAATTTCCGGGGGATTGCCACCCTCCCCGGGAGCGCCGTCCTTGACCTTGACCGGCTCAACGAAACGCTGACCGCCATCAATGCGCTCTTCATTGCCGACTCGCTGGCGGAAGGAATTCATTATCCCGAACGGCTCTCAATTGCCGAAGCGCTGCGGGACAAGTAA
- a CDS encoding DUF362 domain-containing protein, with translation MDRRSFLKGIGVASLLAEGLVRRLFAREIPVVAVSRDKDYRRAAVRAVDLLGGMKRFVKPGDVVVIKPNMGWDRTPAQAANTHPLVVRGLAEEALRVGAKKVKVFDRTCNDERRCYVQSGIAAALSGLDRVELKFIENERFHPVAIKGGTLKSWELYGEALSADVFINVPVAKHHGLTRLSLGLKNVMGVMGGNRGSIHRHIGPALADINSVLKSHLTVIDATRVLTAHGPQGGDPADVKVLDTVVASADIVAADAYATTLFGLKPEEIEVTVAAYRRGLGEMNLRRVRVVRG, from the coding sequence ATGGATCGACGGTCGTTTCTCAAGGGGATTGGCGTGGCGTCGCTTCTGGCGGAAGGGTTGGTCCGCCGGCTGTTTGCCAGGGAAATTCCGGTCGTGGCGGTCAGCCGGGACAAGGATTACCGGCGGGCGGCGGTTCGGGCGGTGGATCTGCTGGGGGGGATGAAGCGTTTCGTCAAGCCGGGGGACGTGGTGGTGATCAAGCCCAACATGGGGTGGGACCGGACTCCCGCCCAGGCGGCCAATACCCACCCGCTGGTGGTCCGGGGGCTGGCTGAGGAAGCCCTGCGGGTCGGTGCCAAGAAGGTTAAGGTGTTCGACCGGACCTGCAATGACGAACGGCGCTGCTACGTCCAGAGCGGCATTGCTGCGGCGCTCAGCGGGCTCGACCGGGTGGAGCTGAAGTTCATCGAAAACGAGCGCTTCCACCCAGTGGCGATCAAGGGCGGGACTTTGAAGAGTTGGGAGCTGTACGGCGAAGCGCTGAGCGCAGATGTCTTCATCAACGTACCGGTGGCCAAGCACCACGGGCTGACCCGGCTGAGCCTCGGCCTGAAAAACGTCATGGGGGTCATGGGGGGGAACCGGGGGAGCATCCACCGGCATATCGGCCCCGCCCTGGCCGATATCAACAGCGTTCTCAAGAGCCACCTGACGGTGATCGACGCGACCCGCGTCCTGACTGCCCACGGTCCCCAGGGCGGTGACCCGGCCGATGTCAAGGTGCTCGATACCGTCGTTGCCTCCGCCGACATCGTTGCCGCCGACGCCTATGCAACGACCCTCTTCGGCCTGAAACCGGAAGAGATCGAGGTGACGGTTGCCGCCTACCGGCGCGGACTGGGCGAGATGAACCTGCGGCGGGTCCGGGTCGTCAGGGGCTAA
- the thiC gene encoding phosphomethylpyrimidine synthase ThiC encodes MTQLDYARKGIITDKMKEAALAEGVEPEFIRAGIAAGRIIICHNIKHGNGRPLAVGTGLRTKVNANIGTSADDLDITKELEKARTAVKFGADAIMDLSTGGPVDEIRRAIIAETTACIGSVPLYQAALDAVRTKNKAIVDMTVDDIFEGIIKHAEDGVDFITVHCGVTRSTVERMKNEGRIMDVVSRGGAFTVEWMTYNQQENPLFEHFDRLLEITRAYDMTLSLGDGFRPGCLADATDRAQIHELIILGELTQRAQAAGVQVMIEGPGHVPLNQIEANILLQKRLCHGAPFYVLGPLVTDIAPGYDHITCAIGGAIAAAAGADFLCYVTPSEHLRLPTIEDVREGVIASKIAAHAADIAKGVKGAMDKDIVMAKCRKKLDWEGQFGQALDPEKARRLRSESGVADHGACTMCGEFCAYKVMDDAMEKQAAQR; translated from the coding sequence ATGACCCAGCTCGACTACGCCCGCAAGGGGATCATTACCGACAAGATGAAAGAGGCCGCCCTCGCCGAGGGAGTGGAACCCGAGTTCATCCGCGCCGGCATCGCCGCCGGGCGGATCATCATCTGCCATAACATCAAGCACGGCAACGGCCGGCCCCTGGCGGTCGGCACCGGGCTCCGGACCAAGGTGAACGCCAATATCGGCACCTCCGCCGACGACCTCGACATCACCAAAGAACTGGAGAAAGCCCGCACCGCCGTCAAATTCGGCGCCGATGCCATCATGGATCTCTCCACCGGCGGTCCCGTCGACGAGATCCGCCGGGCAATCATCGCCGAAACCACCGCCTGCATCGGCTCGGTACCGCTCTATCAGGCAGCTCTCGATGCCGTTCGGACCAAAAACAAGGCGATTGTCGACATGACCGTCGACGACATTTTCGAGGGGATCATCAAACATGCCGAGGACGGCGTCGATTTCATCACTGTCCATTGCGGCGTGACCCGGAGCACCGTGGAACGGATGAAGAACGAGGGGCGGATCATGGATGTCGTCTCCCGCGGCGGGGCCTTCACCGTCGAGTGGATGACCTACAACCAGCAGGAGAACCCGCTTTTCGAACACTTCGACCGCCTGCTGGAGATCACCCGGGCATACGACATGACCCTCTCGCTGGGGGACGGCTTCCGGCCCGGCTGTCTGGCCGACGCCACCGACCGGGCGCAGATCCACGAGTTGATCATCCTCGGCGAGCTGACCCAGCGGGCTCAGGCGGCCGGCGTCCAGGTGATGATCGAGGGGCCGGGGCACGTGCCGCTCAACCAGATCGAGGCCAACATCCTCCTCCAGAAACGGCTCTGCCATGGTGCCCCTTTCTACGTTCTCGGCCCGCTGGTCACTGACATTGCCCCCGGCTACGACCATATCACCTGCGCCATCGGCGGGGCCATCGCCGCCGCGGCCGGCGCCGACTTTCTCTGCTACGTCACCCCGAGCGAACACCTCCGGCTGCCGACCATCGAGGACGTCCGGGAAGGGGTGATCGCCTCGAAAATCGCCGCCCACGCCGCCGACATCGCCAAGGGGGTGAAAGGGGCCATGGACAAGGACATCGTCATGGCCAAGTGCCGGAAAAAACTCGACTGGGAAGGTCAGTTCGGCCAGGCACTCGATCCGGAGAAGGCCCGGCGGCTGCGGAGCGAATCGGGGGTTGCCGATCACGGCGCCTGCACCATGTGCGGCGAATTCTGCGCTTACAAAGTAATGGACGACGCCATGGAGAAACAGGCGGCGCAACGGTAG
- a CDS encoding 4Fe-4S binding protein, producing the protein MKKISPARLSQLLFLLLFLVLFVQTEYRGSDQLAAAVNSFFRADPLVAVTVLLAEKTMVWLVLPGLLLLGLSLVLGRFFCGWVCPLGTILDLVTPRIRKRGALPLLKGNLKYWLLLPLLGAALFDVNLAGLLDPLALLVRGLTFFFYPLFGDSARQVWVGLYRLLGDNRDYLAPGYALLRDHLLPFRETFYPLALLSTLLLVLIIVLERYESRNWCRNLCPLGTLLGIAARFSPLVRRPAGLCADCGACRQLCPTTFDQELLQREECILCLECQRRCPAQRVTFGFGRRPAGEPVFLQRRVLLGGLVSGFFLARVFRFRSPAAQARLLRPPGVTDEQRFLQSCVRCGECMKVCLKSALYPAIFESGAEGLYTPHLIPRLGYCEYNCTLCGQVCPTGAIPALPVEEKRRQVIGKAVFDKNQCLPFAKKTNCIVCEEHCPIPQKAIRSRTVAETTDDGRSVRLQVPYVVTELCNGCGICENVCPLEGKAGIEVFAVNDRSPLPAGGEPPPGGGEEGDPYGGAG; encoded by the coding sequence ATGAAAAAAATCTCGCCGGCTCGCCTCAGCCAGCTCCTTTTCCTGCTCCTCTTCCTGGTGCTCTTCGTGCAGACCGAATACCGGGGGAGCGATCAGCTGGCGGCGGCGGTCAACAGTTTTTTCCGGGCCGACCCGCTGGTGGCGGTGACAGTGTTGCTGGCCGAGAAGACCATGGTCTGGCTGGTGCTGCCCGGGCTCCTGCTCTTGGGGCTGTCGCTGGTCCTGGGGCGCTTTTTCTGCGGCTGGGTCTGCCCGCTCGGCACCATCCTCGATCTCGTCACCCCGCGAATCCGCAAACGGGGGGCGCTGCCGCTCCTCAAGGGGAACCTGAAATACTGGCTGCTGTTGCCACTGCTCGGCGCCGCGCTGTTCGACGTCAATCTGGCCGGGTTGCTCGACCCTCTTGCGCTGCTTGTCCGGGGGCTGACCTTCTTTTTCTACCCGCTGTTCGGCGACTCGGCCCGTCAGGTGTGGGTCGGCCTGTACCGGCTGCTGGGCGACAACCGGGACTACCTGGCCCCCGGTTATGCGCTACTCCGCGATCACCTGCTCCCCTTCCGCGAAACCTTTTACCCCCTGGCGCTGCTCTCGACGCTCCTGCTCGTGCTGATCATCGTTCTCGAACGGTATGAGAGCCGTAACTGGTGTCGGAATCTCTGCCCGCTCGGCACGCTGCTCGGGATTGCCGCCCGGTTTTCCCCGCTCGTTCGCCGCCCTGCCGGTCTCTGTGCCGACTGCGGCGCCTGTCGTCAACTTTGCCCGACCACCTTTGATCAGGAACTCCTCCAGCGGGAAGAGTGCATCCTCTGTCTGGAGTGTCAGCGGCGCTGCCCGGCCCAGCGGGTCACCTTCGGCTTCGGCCGGCGGCCGGCCGGCGAACCGGTGTTCCTGCAGCGCCGGGTTCTGCTGGGGGGGCTCGTTTCCGGCTTTTTTCTGGCCCGGGTTTTCCGCTTCCGCTCGCCGGCAGCCCAGGCGCGGCTGCTCCGGCCGCCGGGGGTTACCGACGAACAGCGGTTTCTCCAGAGCTGCGTCCGTTGTGGCGAGTGCATGAAGGTCTGTCTGAAGAGCGCCCTCTATCCGGCGATCTTCGAGTCCGGGGCGGAGGGCCTCTACACTCCGCACCTGATCCCGCGGCTCGGTTACTGTGAATATAACTGCACCCTCTGCGGCCAGGTCTGTCCCACCGGCGCCATTCCCGCCCTGCCGGTGGAGGAAAAACGCCGCCAGGTGATCGGCAAGGCAGTCTTCGACAAGAACCAGTGCCTCCCCTTCGCCAAAAAGACCAACTGCATCGTCTGCGAAGAGCACTGCCCGATCCCGCAAAAGGCGATCCGCTCCCGTACGGTGGCTGAAACGACCGACGACGGTCGTTCCGTCAGGCTGCAGGTGCCGTATGTTGTGACGGAATTGTGCAACGGTTGCGGGATTTGCGAAAATGTCTGTCCGTTGGAGGGAAAAGCCGGCATCGAGGTCTTTGCGGTGAACGACCGCTCGCCGCTGCCGGCGGGCGGAGAACCACCGCCGGGGGGCGGCGAAGAGGGCGATCCGTACGGCGGCGCCGGCTAG